A segment of the Flavobacterium azooxidireducens genome:
AAGGCGATTGAGGTTGATGCGTTAGGCAATATTTATTTAGGTTATGACAATTTTTTTTATTGCTATATTGAAAAATTAAGTCCGAACGGTGATCCGTTGCTGTTAATTACACAAGAAAATGTAAATCGTTTAACCTCATTAGCAGTAGATAGTGCCGGAAATATTTATGCATCGGGATCGTGTGCTAATATAGGTTCAATTTATGCCGGAATAGAGCAACCGACCAGTTTTGATTACAGTGTTTATTTGGTAAAATATTCGGCGGAAGGTGTTTTTCAATGGATTAAATATGCCGAAGACATTACGTGCTCTTCTTCTATGGTAAAAGTGATGGGAACAGATAGCGTTTATTGGGCAGCAGAAACATTTATTCCGCTACAATTGGATGATTTTACGACAGAAGGTCCTTCTGCCAGCGGAATCGATTTTTTTCTAGCTAAATTAAATGCAAACGGTGACTATTTGTGGGTAAGAGAAGTTCCGGGTAACGGTTCGGTGGAATTAGGTAAAAAGAACTTTTTAGCGGTAGATGATGTAGGAGGAATTTATCTTTCGGGCACTATTTCCGGCGGAATAACCCAGTGGAATGATCAAGTCACCACTAATACAATCACTTTTAACAACCACGAAGCTGTTTTGCTTCATTACTTAGATAACGGACTTCTCCTTTTTGCGTTTACAGCAGGTGGAGAAGCAATTGATTCTGCCAACAGTGTCACCACAGATGTAAACGGAGATATTTACCTGACCGGAATGCTTCAAGGAAACGCCTCTCTTGGTTGGTATAACCACTCCAACAACGACGAGTTTGGACTTTCTCCTTTCTTAGCTAGAATTTCTCCCGTAACCTTGTCGTTACCGCAACCGGAAAAAAATACTATTGTAGTTTACCCTAATCCAGTGACGAATTTTCTCACAGTGCAAACCTCTGAAACGATTGTGAATCTAACGGTTTTTTCGTTGAATGGCCAACGGATGCAACTTCCTCAAAATGGCAACCAACTTGATTTTAGTGGGGAGGCAAATGGGGTTTATGTGGTGGAGGTGGTGATGGAAAGTGGGGTTGAGAGGGTGAAGGTGGTGAGGTAAACTTAAATTTTCGTTTTTTGGAAAAAGATGTTTATAACTATTCAGAATTTTAATACTTTTTAATTTTGCTAAATCATTTTTTCTTCTAAATTTGTAACCATTGTATAAGGTTAAACAATTTGGTTATGGACGAACTATTGACACTTTCTGAGGCTTCTGAATATATTAGTAAAAGTAAAGAAACATTACGAAGATGGGACAACGAAGGTAAACTACTTGCTGTTCGTGAACCGATGAGTAATTATCGTTTATACAAAAAATCAGACTTAGATACATTGTTTGGAGGCTTTATTGATTTAAAGATCAAGGAAACAGTTTCTAACTATGTTGAACCTAATCACAAATATTCAGTCATTGAACTTTTTGCAGGTGCGGGTGGTTTAGCAGTGGGTATGGAAAAAGCTGGCTTAAAATGTGTTGCTTTGAATGATGTTGATAAATGGGCTTGTCAAACCCTACGAAACAATCGTCCGAACTGGAATGTTTTGGAAGGCGATATTAAACAATTTGATTTTACGGAATACAAGGACAAAGTTGATGTCGTTACGGGTGGCTTTCCCTGCCAAGCGTTTAGTTATGCTGGTAAAAAACTTGGACTAAATGATGCAAGAGGAACACTTTTTTATGAATTTGCTAGAGTAGTGAAAGAAGTAAATCCACCTATTTGCATTGGTGAAAATGTTCGCGGCTTGTTGAGCCATGAAAATGGCAAAACCCTGCAAGGGATGATTTCCATTTTGGATGAAATTGGGTATAATGTTGTGCCGGTTCAAGTGCTAAAAGCAATTCATTATAATGTTCCTCAAAAGCGAGAGCGTTTGATTTTGGTAGGTGTTCGAAAAGATATTGACATACAATATGACTATCCAAAACCGTATAAACGCATTTACAATTTAAGCGATGCTCTGAAAAAAGGGGATTTGTTTAGCTCAGATGTTCCTAAATCGGAAGGTTCCAAATATCCTAAAAGTAAAATTGAAGTATTAGATTTAGTTCCGCCCAAAGGCTATTGGCGTGATTTACCCCTTGACATTCAAAAAGAATTTATGGGCGGTAGTTTTCATTTAGGCGGTGGGAAAACGGGTATTGCTCGCCGAATTGGTTGGGACGAACCGTGTTTGACTTTAACTTGTAGTCCTGCCCAAAAACAAACAGAACGATGTCATCCGGAAGAAACTAGACCTTTTACAGTGCGAGAATACGCAAGAATCCAAACGTTTCCTGATGATTGGCAATTTGCAGGTTCTATCGCTCAGCAATACAAACAAATTGGGAATGCGGTTCCGGTTAATTTGGGTAAAGAAGTGGGATATTCGATTGTGAAGTTTTTGAATGAGTATTATAATTTGTCGAAACCTAAATAGAAACTATAGTTTTCAAAAGTAATTTGATTTAGAACTGTTCTTTGTGTTTTTTTAATCTCTTCATTGATTTCTTCCAATGCGGAATTTTCAGTGATTGCACTTGAATTTTCAATACTTTTTAAATAATCATTTACAGCTAAAGGAAGTTTTTTGTAAAGTTGAAAAAATGCATCTTCTTGTCCGGAGAGTAAAGCGTAGAATTGATCACCTGAAATTTTATACACTCGACTATGACTGTATTCTTTACCATTAATTTCACCGTGCCATAAATTACAAAAGCTATTTTTGGCTAAAATTTGTACCCAGTAACATTTCGCTTTTTTATAGGTATCAGCATACCGGGCTAATTTTTGAAACAGTGCTTCTGCTGAACTGCTGTTCATCGTGTTGTGCTTGTTTTTAATATCTGCAAATAGGGTATCATCATTTGCTTTGATATCAAAACCACTCAATTTTCCAACTTCAAAACCTTTTATTCCGCCTAAAATTTGTTCGTGGAATGTACCAATTGAATTATTGATAGACTTGTCAATTTGTCTGAGGATTTCTCCTTTTATTAAACTTTCTTCATCAATCTCATTGAATTTGGAATCGAAAGTTAATTTGATGGTATCTACCTTGTTACTATAAAAATTCCTCTTTGTTAAATTGTTTTTCGCTTTGGTGTATGCTTTATGTAGGTTGGCTACACATTCTAAAAAATGTTGGTCGGATATAAAGTCAACATATTTGTTTTTCATAAATACAAAGGTTTATTGGAATGGCTAATGTAGGAATTTATTTTTTTATGAATTAAAGAGAGAATATTTAGTTTTTAGTCAACTTTTTTCAGGACAAGACAATTAAACAAAAAAACCCTCCATTTCAGAGGGTTTTAACATTCAGAAAGATGAAAAAAGGCGGGTTTATTATTTTACGAGTAGCTTGGTTACAATGCCTTCGGCAGTTTTTACAAAATATAAACCACTGCTTAGGGATGAGGTATCCAAGGTTTGTGCGTTTTGGGCTTGGTAAATTAATTTTCCGGTGTTGTCAAACAATTGGATGTCGGCCACACGGTTAAAATACACCATTCCGGTAGCGGAAGGATTTGGGAAAACCACAAACGTTTTTGGGTTATTGTTCACATAATCCGGTGTAGAAAGCGTAGAAGCATCTACTTCAAAAATAGTAAGCGTTCCACTGATTTCATTCGATATTAAAATATATCCGGTATCGGTTGGGCTATCCGCTGGGTCAATGTAAATGATTCCTTCTGCACCGTGGTCACCGGCATATGCTGAGGTACTTCGTGTGTTTTTATAATCCACAAAGGTTGGGTTAGTTGGGTCGGTGATGTTGTACACCATTACTCCTCCAATACGTTCCAAACCGATAAAAGCAAAAGTTTGGTCGGCAATGGTAGCCACGGTAATTCCTTCCGGCTCCGGTCCTTTGGCACGACTTCTTACTTTTGGCGTATTGCTTTCGTGGTCGGCATTAAAAATTGTTGGATAGTTGGCTGCTGTGTAGCGTTCAAAATCATCACCACTGTCATACACAATTTCTTGCGTAGTCGTGTTAAAAATAGAGAACGAACGTGTTCCTACTGCATTGATTTCTTCAAATTGAGCATCAGCATCCAAGTTTCCGTTTAAGTTAGATACTCTAAAACGACCTAAGTTATACGATAGTTTCAACATCGCAGCATTTGGGAAATTGGTTTCATCCAATTGATAACTTGTAGCACCAACCGTTGTTCTTTCTTCAAAACCACTGTATTCTTTTTCGTCACCTTCATTGGCTGTTACGATATACGTAGTTCCGTTTACAGTGAAATTAGCCATTGCATCCGGAATGAAAAAGGCTTGTACCGGCCAGTTGGCAATCAATACTTCGTTGTTGTTATCCGAAGCATCAAAACCATTACCCGGTAAGCTCATATCTTTTGTTCCTAAGGCCCAAACAGACGAAATCGTGTTGTTGGTTAAATTGATTTCGGCAATCGCATTGTTTTCTTGTAGGGTTACCCAAGCTTTTTGACTGTCGCTGCTGATGGTCACAAATTCCGGTTCAAAATCTTGCGATAACGTACTGGTTAATTTTAATTTTCTCACGCCCGAAGCGATTAAAGTTGCTTCTTGAGCATTGAATTCAGTGAATAATAAAGTAGTGGCATTGGCTTGCGTTAAACCTGCAATTCCACCTGAAATATCGATAATACTCACAGAACCTTCCGGATCAATGGAGTAATCGGAGTTCGGCTGACCTTCATTGGCAGTCATCACTTTTGTTCCATCCGGTGAAAACACAACCATATCAGGCAATGCTCCAACCGTTACTTGATTTAAGAATGTTCCGTTAGTATCAAAAAACACAACAGTACCATTTACAGTTTCATCGGCATTTGGCGAAGCTACGGCAACGATTCCGTTTTTCACCGCTACACTCGTTACACCTCCATACGGATTCATATCCACAGAAGAAATGGTTGATAAATTCGTTGGATCACTAAAATCAATAATATCTAAAAATCCGGCTATTGCACTTGTAGTGAACAAACGTTGCGTGGCAGGATCGTGAGCTACGATTTCGCACGTACTTGTATTATCTCCGGAAGGGTCAAAACTTCCAATGTAGTTCAATTCGATTTGTTGAGAAGGCACTGGAGCTTCCAAATCATTATCGATAATATAAATCGTAGCTAAAGTATTTCCTGTAATGGATAATCCAACCGGATTTTCTAAACTTAATACAAAGTATTCCGCTTGTTGTTCTTCCATCGAATCATCGATAATTGGAATAACGATGGTTTGTGTTAATGAACTACTTCCGTTGAAGTTTAAGGTTTGTGTAGATAACGTAAAATCATTCGCATCAGCGGTACTGAATGGAGCTGTTTTCACTACTAAATCTACCGAAGAAACCGAAGGGCTATCTAAGTTGATTATGAAATTTAACGTTCCGTCTCCTTCATTTACTTTGATGAAAGTAGAAGCAAAAGACACACTTGTATTGAAACTAAAGTTGAATGTAAACGGACAAACCATTGGTGCATTGTTTACATTTTGAACGTTGTCAATCACTAAACTGTAATTTGTTGCTGAAGCAAATGGTGTACTAAACGTTAACGTTACCATATTGTTTGAAGCTACTGCTGAAGTCAAATTGGCAACACCTGTATAATTCGCCAAAGTTTCTGCAGAAGCTACATTGACCGGTTGATTGAACGTTATTTCGATCGTTGTATTGGTTAACACAACCGCATTCGTCACTTGAAGTGAACTTGGGAAATTAAAAGTTGGCCACGTTTGAGGAGCTGTTCCACCATCGATTGCAACCCAATTACTTGGATTTAAGATGGCTGTTTTTAATTCAGAAGGTGTACCTGATTGTGTTCCGTTGTAATAAGCATTCACGGCATTTCCGGAAACATTTCCAGGTGCAGTACTTGTATTTAAAGCAGAAACTCCATCTACTAATCCGGCTGGAATCATCGAAAGACTTCCACTACACGTTGAATTTGATTCTACCCATCCGTTTGAACTTAACGCAGAGATGTAGTTTGGTGCTGCGGCAGTTCCTGTGTAAACAATTACTTGATCACCACTTGAACTTAATCCGAAACCAGAACCTGTTACTGTTCCAACATTGGCAAGTAATGCTGACGTTTGAATACTGATGATTGATCCGGCAGGCACACATTCATCTGCACCTAATGTCCAAACAATTCCGTTGGCACATTGTGGTTGGGCATTGTTGGTATATTTTGCATCGGTTAAATTGATGAACGTTCCCGGTTCGATATCAACTAAACTTAATAACGCTACTTCGTCTTCGGTAGCGGTGGCATTCATACGATAAGCCACAACTACTAAGTCTCCGGCTTGAAATTGTGTTTGCACTGAAATCGTGCTGAATGTACTTGAAGCAGAAACAACTACCGCATTATCACTGAAATCTTCCACTGTATTTGGTAACAAAGCCACATAATAGGTTTGATTATTCTCTAAATCAGCCGATGGAATAATAGTGATGGTATTGTTTTCAAATGTAGTTGTAAAAGGGACAAGCGTTCCTGCATCATTGTTCAAACGCAATTCTACTAAAGAAGCTGCATTTTCATTCGTAATCGGATCGTTATTTACTAAACGTACATTTTCATTAAAAGAAATGGTAGGATTTACAGTAATCGCTACGTTTGTTGTATTATTCATTGGAGAAAATGTCACCACCGGAGCAATGGCATCGCCACCGCCAATGGCATTTCCATCCACTGTAAAATTATCAAAACGGTTATTTCCAACAGCTCCACCGGGAGCTTGTTCAAAAGCAACTCTTAATTTAAAGTTCGCGTTGTTATTCACGGCAGCAATTGAAGTAAAATCCAACGCTTCTAAAACCGGATTACCATCGTTTGGTAAAATGGCTGTGAAAGGAATATACGTAGTTCCATCAATTGAATAACTCCACAATTGCGTCCCCGCTCCTGAACCGGAACGACGAGTAGCAAATTGAATGATGATATTTTCATATCCTGTAGTTGGTAAATCAAATTGCAATTGACCACCAATTG
Coding sequences within it:
- a CDS encoding T9SS type A sorting domain-containing protein, producing MIKKLLPHLFIFTFFSVNAQTVEWVKTPSSTVNNFSTSGYISTTDPMANVYFAGFKDNPVPYTEMFGNLFYQKYSQSGELLFSKTITATAVIHQLTNDAEGNILMAIEHLDELIYEGFSIPNTTELPQNILLKVNSSGELLWHKVLTTPEVNVNTFKAIEVDALGNIYLGYDNFFYCYIEKLSPNGDPLLLITQENVNRLTSLAVDSAGNIYASGSCANIGSIYAGIEQPTSFDYSVYLVKYSAEGVFQWIKYAEDITCSSSMVKVMGTDSVYWAAETFIPLQLDDFTTEGPSASGIDFFLAKLNANGDYLWVREVPGNGSVELGKKNFLAVDDVGGIYLSGTISGGITQWNDQVTTNTITFNNHEAVLLHYLDNGLLLFAFTAGGEAIDSANSVTTDVNGDIYLTGMLQGNASLGWYNHSNNDEFGLSPFLARISPVTLSLPQPEKNTIVVYPNPVTNFLTVQTSETIVNLTVFSLNGQRMQLPQNGNQLDFSGEANGVYVVEVVMESGVERVKVVR
- the dcm gene encoding DNA (cytosine-5-)-methyltransferase, which gives rise to MDELLTLSEASEYISKSKETLRRWDNEGKLLAVREPMSNYRLYKKSDLDTLFGGFIDLKIKETVSNYVEPNHKYSVIELFAGAGGLAVGMEKAGLKCVALNDVDKWACQTLRNNRPNWNVLEGDIKQFDFTEYKDKVDVVTGGFPCQAFSYAGKKLGLNDARGTLFYEFARVVKEVNPPICIGENVRGLLSHENGKTLQGMISILDEIGYNVVPVQVLKAIHYNVPQKRERLILVGVRKDIDIQYDYPKPYKRIYNLSDALKKGDLFSSDVPKSEGSKYPKSKIEVLDLVPPKGYWRDLPLDIQKEFMGGSFHLGGGKTGIARRIGWDEPCLTLTCSPAQKQTERCHPEETRPFTVREYARIQTFPDDWQFAGSIAQQYKQIGNAVPVNLGKEVGYSIVKFLNEYYNLSKPK
- a CDS encoding Eco47II family restriction endonuclease produces the protein MKNKYVDFISDQHFLECVANLHKAYTKAKNNLTKRNFYSNKVDTIKLTFDSKFNEIDEESLIKGEILRQIDKSINNSIGTFHEQILGGIKGFEVGKLSGFDIKANDDTLFADIKNKHNTMNSSSAEALFQKLARYADTYKKAKCYWVQILAKNSFCNLWHGEINGKEYSHSRVYKISGDQFYALLSGQEDAFFQLYKKLPLAVNDYLKSIENSSAITENSALEEINEEIKKTQRTVLNQITFENYSFYLGFDKL
- a CDS encoding choice-of-anchor I family protein, with translation MFKNYKTKGLLFLLMLVMHATSWGQSLVHYWNFNNNTSVETLTTPSQSFVTGAAITAIAGGISEINLGGTGQDFDVENLNARNGDVAGTHLRFNDPIGGQLQFDLPTTGFENVIIKFATRRSGSGAGSQLWSYTVDGTNYLPFTAIYPISGNPVLETLDFSAIEGVNNNANFKLRVAFEQGTGGTVGNNRFDNFTLEGDVIPVPVLIHYWNFNDNSSISTLTTPSQSFVTGAAITAIAGGISQINLGGTGQNFDVENLNARNGDVAGTHLRFNDPIGGQLQFDLPTTGYENIIIQFATRRSGSGAGTQLWSYSIDGTTYIPFTAILPNDGNPVLEALDFTSIAAVNNNANFKLRVAFEQAPGGAVGNNRFDNFTVDGNAIGGGDAIAPVVTFSPMNNTTNVAITVNPTISFNENVRLVNNDPITNENAASLVELRLNNDAGTLVPFTTTFENNTITIIPSADLENNQTYYVALLPNTVEDFSDNAVVVSASSTFSTISVQTQFQAGDLVVVAYRMNATATEDEVALLSLVDIEPGTFINLTDAKYTNNAQPQCANGIVWTLGADECVPAGSIISIQTSALLANVGTVTGSGFGLSSSGDQVIVYTGTAAAPNYISALSSNGWVESNSTCSGSLSMIPAGLVDGVSALNTSTAPGNVSGNAVNAYYNGTQSGTPSELKTAILNPSNWVAIDGGTAPQTWPTFNFPSSLQVTNAVVLTNTTIEITFNQPVNVASAETLANYTGVANLTSAVASNNMVTLTFSTPFASATNYSLVIDNVQNVNNAPMVCPFTFNFSFNTSVSFASTFIKVNEGDGTLNFIINLDSPSVSSVDLVVKTAPFSTADANDFTLSTQTLNFNGSSSLTQTIVIPIIDDSMEEQQAEYFVLSLENPVGLSITGNTLATIYIIDNDLEAPVPSQQIELNYIGSFDPSGDNTSTCEIVAHDPATQRLFTTSAIAGFLDIIDFSDPTNLSTISSVDMNPYGGVTSVAVKNGIVAVASPNADETVNGTVVFFDTNGTFLNQVTVGALPDMVVFSPDGTKVMTANEGQPNSDYSIDPEGSVSIIDISGGIAGLTQANATTLLFTEFNAQEATLIASGVRKLKLTSTLSQDFEPEFVTISSDSQKAWVTLQENNAIAEINLTNNTISSVWALGTKDMSLPGNGFDASDNNNEVLIANWPVQAFFIPDAMANFTVNGTTYIVTANEGDEKEYSGFEERTTVGATSYQLDETNFPNAAMLKLSYNLGRFRVSNLNGNLDADAQFEEINAVGTRSFSIFNTTTQEIVYDSGDDFERYTAANYPTIFNADHESNTPKVRSRAKGPEPEGITVATIADQTFAFIGLERIGGVMVYNITDPTNPTFVDYKNTRSTSAYAGDHGAEGIIYIDPADSPTDTGYILISNEISGTLTIFEVDASTLSTPDYVNNNPKTFVVFPNPSATGMVYFNRVADIQLFDNTGKLIYQAQNAQTLDTSSLSSGLYFVKTAEGIVTKLLVK